One Oryza brachyantha chromosome 3, ObraRS2, whole genome shotgun sequence DNA segment encodes these proteins:
- the LOC121053790 gene encoding auxin-responsive protein SAUR72-like, producing the protein MVWRRKSGGGGDSPAGASPCRRDDGECYKVPRGHVPMVAAGCGGDDGGERVMVPVMLLADPCVAELLDIAAQQYGFGQPGVLRVPCDAGHVRRVVERALRKGGGRPA; encoded by the coding sequence atggtgtggaggaggaagagcgggggcggcggcgactcgccAGCCGgcgcctcgccgtgccgccgtgacGACGGCGAGTGCTACAAGGTCCCGAGGGGGCACGTCCCGatggtcgccgccggctgcggcggcgacgacggcggggagcgCGTGATGGTGCCGGTGATGCTGCTCGCCGACCCGTGCGTCGCGGAGCTGCTGGACATCGCGGCCCAGCAGTACGGGTTCGGCCAGCCGGGCGTGCTGCGGGTCCCCTGCGACGCCGGCCATGTCCGGCGAGTCGTCGAGCGCGCTCTGCGGAAGGGCGGTGGCCGGCCAGCATGA